In Triticum urartu cultivar G1812 chromosome 6, Tu2.1, whole genome shotgun sequence, the following proteins share a genomic window:
- the LOC125515327 gene encoding histone H2A-like, protein MDASATITTGKTKKGAAGCKAGGPRKKSVSRSVKAGLQFPVSRIGRYLKKGRYAQRVGTGAPVYLASVLEYLAAELLELAGNAAKDNKKSRIIIPRHLLLAVRNDEELGKLLAGVTIAHGGVVPKINPVLLPKKMVEKATKEPKSPKKTAKSPKKA, encoded by the coding sequence ATGGACGCCTCAGCCACCATCACCACAGGGAAGACGAAGAAGGGCGCGGCTGGGTGCAAGGCGGGCGGCCCCAGGAAGAAGTCCGTGTCGCGGTCCGTCAAGGCCGGGCTCCAGTTCCCCGTCAGCCGCATCGGGCGCTACCTCAAGAAGGGCCGCTACGCCCAGCGCGTCGGCACCGGCGCCCCCGTCTACCTCGCGTCCGTCCTCGAGTACCTCGCCGCCGAGCTGCTGGAGCTCGCGGGCAACGCCGCGAAGGACAACAAGAAGAGCCGCATCATCATCCCCCGCCACCTGCTGCTCGCCGTCAGGAACGACGAGGAGCTCGGCAAGCTGCTCGCCGGCGTCACCATTGCGCATGGCGGCgtggtccccaagatcaacccgGTGCTGCTCCCCAAGAAGATGGTCGAGAAGGCAACCAAGGAGCCCAAGTCGCCGAAGAAGACCGCCAAGTCCCCCAAGAAGGCGTAG